In Humulus lupulus chromosome 6, drHumLupu1.1, whole genome shotgun sequence, a single genomic region encodes these proteins:
- the LOC133781707 gene encoding protein PHOTOSYSTEM I ASSEMBLY 2, chloroplastic, protein MASPSPSHLTAIPQRLSKPSLSHLNSKPVGLRVRSSLENESSGTEDSGHSSSKPLKGSQPAMNRRLCLACLCSSVPLINDLGTSTSKTKALAMDGMDRPGCRNCGGSGAVLCDMCGGTGKWKALNRKRAKDVYEFTECPNCYGRGKLVCPVCLGTGVPNNKGLLRRPDAQKLLSKMYNGHLQPNS, encoded by the exons AtggcttctccttctccttctcaccTCACAGCTATCCCACAACGCCTCTCAAAACCCTCCCTTTCCCACT TAAACTCGAAGCCAGTCGGGCTCCGTGTGAGGTCGAGTTTGGAAAATGAGAGCAGTGGCACTGAGGATTCTGGTCACTCATCATCAAAACCTCTGAAG GGATCTCAGCCAGCAATGAATCGGCGCTTGTGTCTCGCATGTCTGTGCTCTTCAGTTCCATTAATAAACGATTTGGGCACTTCAACTTCCAAAACCAAAGCTTTGGCAATGGATGGAATGGACAGACCTGGATGCCGAAATTGTGGTGGCAGTGGTGCTGTACTTT GTGATATGTGTGGTGGTACAGGAAAATGGAAAGCTCTCAACAGAAAAAGAGCCAAAGATGTTTATGAGTTCACAGAATGTCCTAATTGTTATG GTAGGGGAAAGCTTGTTTGCCCTGTCTGTTTAGGGACTGGTGTACCAAACAACAAGGGGCTTCTCAGAAGGCCTGATGCGCAAAAGTTGCTTAGTAAGATGTACAATGGTCATCTACAGCCGAATTCATAA